A window from Shimia isoporae encodes these proteins:
- a CDS encoding shikimate kinase, giving the protein MTFDLKKTVVMVGMMGAGKTAVGRAVAAKLGVPFIDSDAEIEKAANMTIAEIFERDGEPFFRRKETQVIERLLEEERCILSTGGGAFLSEENRMMIADKGVAVWLDADVDLLWSRVRHKDTRPLLRTPDPRKTLEEIFAQRVPFYSQAELPVKAVAGLSIEEMADRVIGEMAGRDDVLTES; this is encoded by the coding sequence ATGACGTTTGACTTGAAAAAAACAGTGGTGATGGTGGGCATGATGGGGGCCGGCAAGACAGCCGTCGGCCGCGCAGTTGCCGCCAAACTCGGGGTGCCTTTTATCGACTCGGATGCGGAGATCGAAAAGGCGGCCAACATGACTATTGCCGAGATATTCGAGCGCGATGGAGAACCTTTTTTCCGGCGCAAGGAGACGCAGGTGATCGAGCGTTTGCTGGAGGAGGAGCGTTGCATCCTTTCCACAGGCGGTGGTGCTTTCTTATCTGAAGAAAATCGGATGATGATCGCCGATAAGGGGGTTGCAGTCTGGCTGGACGCCGACGTTGATCTTCTGTGGTCACGCGTACGCCACAAGGACACGCGGCCGTTGCTGCGTACGCCTGATCCGCGCAAGACGTTGGAAGAGATTTTCGCACAGCGCGTGCCTTTTTACAGCCAGGCCGAGTTGCCTGTGAAGGCTGTGGCGGGGCTTAGCATTGAAGAAATGGCAGATCGGGTGATCGGCGAGATGGCTGGTCGTGACGATGTGCTTACGGAGAGCTGA
- the aroB gene encoding 3-dehydroquinate synthase: MMETVHVGLDERAYDIHIGPGLLANSGALIGPLLARKQVCVVTDENVSKLHLETLRAGLAAAGISMEAIVLPAGESTKCWHYLQETVEWLLAQKVERRDLVVAFGGGVIGDLTGFAAAILRRGVGFVQIPTSLLAQVDSSVGGKTGINSPAGKNLIGAFHQPKMVLADIDVLGTMTPRDFLAGYGEVVKYGLLGDSDFFDWLEAQGPALAKGDMGARIAAVKRSCKMKAEIVMRDETEQGDRALLNLGHTFCHALEAATGYGDRLLHGEGVAVGCALAFELSARLGLCAQEDPSRVRQHLSEMGMKVDLSDIDGDLPDADGLLDLMGQDKKVVDGQLRFILARGIGQAFVTADVPRDIVRDLLTEELNRR, translated from the coding sequence ATGATGGAAACCGTACACGTCGGATTGGACGAACGGGCATACGATATTCACATCGGGCCGGGCCTGCTCGCCAACAGCGGGGCGCTGATCGGGCCTTTACTGGCGCGCAAGCAAGTCTGTGTCGTGACGGACGAAAATGTTTCAAAGCTTCATCTGGAAACGCTGAGAGCGGGTTTGGCGGCTGCAGGCATTTCCATGGAGGCGATCGTTCTGCCGGCAGGCGAGAGTACCAAGTGCTGGCACTATTTGCAGGAGACCGTTGAGTGGTTGCTGGCGCAAAAGGTTGAACGGCGCGATCTGGTGGTGGCATTTGGCGGTGGCGTCATTGGCGATCTGACGGGGTTTGCTGCGGCAATTCTGCGCCGTGGGGTCGGATTTGTTCAGATCCCGACCAGCCTTTTGGCACAAGTGGACAGTTCTGTCGGGGGCAAGACCGGTATCAACTCTCCGGCAGGTAAAAACCTTATTGGGGCGTTTCACCAGCCAAAGATGGTTTTGGCAGATATCGATGTTCTCGGCACCATGACACCGCGTGACTTCCTCGCAGGTTACGGCGAAGTGGTGAAATACGGTTTGTTGGGAGACAGCGACTTTTTTGACTGGTTGGAAGCGCAGGGACCGGCATTGGCCAAAGGGGACATGGGCGCGCGAATTGCTGCGGTAAAGCGGTCCTGCAAAATGAAGGCCGAGATCGTTATGCGTGATGAGACCGAGCAGGGCGACCGGGCATTGCTCAACCTCGGCCATACGTTTTGCCACGCTCTGGAGGCCGCGACAGGCTATGGTGACCGGCTATTGCACGGCGAAGGAGTTGCTGTCGGATGCGCGTTGGCGTTTGAACTGAGTGCACGTCTGGGCCTGTGCGCGCAGGAGGATCCGAGTCGGGTGCGTCAACACCTGAGCGAAATGGGAATGAAAGTGGACCTGAGCGACATTGACGGCGATCTGCCGGATGCCGACGGTCTTCTGGACCTGATGGGACAGGACAAGAAAGTTGTAGATGGGCAGCTGAGGTTCATTTTGGCGCGGGGGATCGGGCAGGCATTTGTGACCGCAGATGTGCCGCGCGATATCGTGCGTGATCTTCTGACAGAAGAGCTGAATCGCCGGTAA
- a CDS encoding fasciclin domain-containing protein, producing the protein MSTQSIATIAATNGNFDILVAALGAAGLVDTFANPGDFTVFAPTDEAFTRLAEDTFGIDTTGMTETDIAVALVNTLGVPTLTNVLFYHVQAGSSSLADIQAAGSVDTLLTDASFGVDGDTLNDADPEVEDPEFVEGLTDIAASNGVIHVIDRVLLPIDVAEVTPQPTIADVATSNPAFEALTGALVATGLVGLFTDRSNDFTVFAPTDDAFRSLAEELGIDTTGVADADLPGALVGALGIDLVRDVLLYHVQAGGKSLEDIQADRLVETALDGGRFAVEGNALRDGDPSRDDPNFVEGLTDIETANGEIHVIDKVLLPIDVGTVKKVVDIGSFGADVQMGGGANDNLFGLFGDDIQIGGAGNDLLMGNWGKDAMFGGSGDDRMFGGAGNDMMAGDTGNDRMNGNRGSDDMNGGDGNDLMFGGRGNDAVMGDDGNDKIFGNWGADYLSGGEGNDTLGGGRGNDTLDGGEGDDLLIGGNGSDYFDFTELSGNDTVRDFGGGDKIVLDAAEFANFHEVEAATSTSGRGATITGDNGSITIYGHYDESDFMFI; encoded by the coding sequence ATGTCCACGCAATCTATCGCGACCATCGCCGCGACCAACGGTAACTTCGACATTCTTGTCGCAGCGCTCGGCGCCGCCGGTCTTGTCGATACATTCGCCAACCCAGGCGACTTCACCGTCTTCGCACCCACCGATGAAGCGTTCACACGCCTCGCGGAAGACACCTTCGGCATCGACACCACTGGTATGACGGAGACCGATATTGCCGTGGCACTGGTCAACACGCTTGGCGTGCCCACCTTGACAAATGTTCTCTTCTATCACGTTCAGGCAGGAAGCAGTTCACTGGCGGACATTCAAGCTGCCGGTTCAGTAGACACATTGCTGACCGACGCTAGCTTCGGAGTGGACGGCGACACTCTGAACGACGCGGACCCCGAAGTCGAAGATCCGGAGTTCGTTGAGGGCCTGACTGACATCGCGGCCTCAAACGGGGTAATCCACGTGATCGACCGCGTTCTGCTTCCTATCGACGTCGCAGAGGTAACCCCGCAACCCACAATCGCAGACGTCGCGACATCCAACCCGGCATTTGAAGCTCTCACTGGCGCACTGGTCGCAACCGGTCTGGTCGGCTTGTTCACAGACCGGAGCAACGATTTCACCGTGTTTGCTCCGACAGACGATGCATTCCGCTCGCTCGCCGAAGAACTCGGCATTGATACAACCGGTGTTGCCGATGCAGACCTACCGGGCGCACTTGTGGGCGCTCTGGGCATCGATCTTGTTCGTGATGTGCTGCTCTACCACGTACAGGCCGGCGGAAAATCCCTTGAGGACATCCAAGCAGACCGCTTGGTCGAAACCGCGCTTGATGGCGGCCGCTTCGCAGTAGAGGGCAACGCTCTTCGTGACGGCGATCCTTCCCGCGATGATCCCAATTTTGTCGAAGGTCTGACAGACATCGAAACCGCGAACGGCGAGATTCACGTCATCGACAAAGTCCTTCTCCCGATCGATGTAGGAACCGTGAAAAAAGTTGTCGACATCGGCAGTTTTGGCGCAGACGTTCAGATGGGCGGCGGAGCCAACGACAACCTCTTCGGACTGTTTGGCGATGATATCCAGATTGGTGGCGCCGGCAACGATCTCCTCATGGGCAATTGGGGTAAGGACGCCATGTTCGGCGGCTCCGGTGATGACCGCATGTTCGGTGGCGCTGGCAACGACATGATGGCTGGCGACACAGGCAACGACCGTATGAACGGCAACCGCGGCTCCGACGACATGAACGGTGGAGACGGCAACGACCTGATGTTCGGCGGGCGCGGAAATGATGCTGTCATGGGTGACGACGGCAACGACAAGATTTTCGGCAACTGGGGTGCGGACTACCTCTCCGGTGGTGAAGGCAATGACACCCTCGGCGGTGGTCGCGGCAACGACACACTCGATGGCGGCGAAGGCGACGACCTCCTGATCGGCGGCAACGGCTCTGACTACTTCGACTTTACGGAATTGTCGGGCAACGACACCGTCCGTGACTTCGGCGGCGGTGACAAAATCGTTCTGGATGCCGCAGAGTTTGCGAATTTCCACGAAGTCGAGGCCGCCACCTCGACAAGCGGACGAGGCGCGACCATCACCGGCGACAACGGATCGATCACGATCTACGGCCACTATGATGAAAGCGACTTTATGTTCATCTGA
- the pepT gene encoding peptidase T: MTDTSSFDKALEQRLVAYCEIDSQSDEHSPSKPSTAIQLDVQRHLQAELEKIGASDIELTSYGALLATVPATDPNAPTIGFCAHVDTAPQFNAANVKPRVHRAWSGTDITFPDNADLVLNAETSDYLGDRVGDDIITASGLTLLGADDKAGVAIIMTMAEHLLSTPGLKHGKVRLAFTPDEEIGRGVDDALPEDFGVDFAYTLDGAKRGTMEYETFSADGAVVTISGVSAHPGYAKDKMVNALHVAAAITSALDEDGTTPETTDGTQGFTHIYAQDGGSSETTLRFIIRDFELEGLAERGARLQAVCAKAEADFPGAKVSCEITKQYRNMRYWLEDDMTPVDLARDAMRELGMDPKSVPIRGGTDGSRLTELGVPCPNLFTGMMEIHGPLEWISVQDMALATKTILTIIDRAAR; the protein is encoded by the coding sequence GTGACCGACACATCTTCTTTTGACAAAGCCCTCGAGCAACGTCTCGTGGCGTACTGCGAAATAGACAGCCAGAGCGACGAACACTCGCCCTCCAAACCGTCAACCGCCATTCAGTTGGATGTGCAGCGCCACTTGCAAGCCGAACTGGAAAAGATCGGCGCCTCGGATATCGAGTTGACCAGCTATGGCGCGTTGCTCGCCACAGTGCCGGCCACCGATCCCAATGCCCCGACCATCGGGTTTTGCGCCCACGTGGACACTGCACCACAGTTCAACGCCGCAAATGTGAAGCCCCGGGTCCACCGGGCCTGGAGCGGCACCGACATCACCTTCCCCGACAATGCGGATCTCGTTCTGAACGCAGAAACATCCGACTATCTTGGGGACCGTGTAGGAGATGACATCATCACCGCAAGTGGCCTTACCCTGTTGGGCGCTGACGACAAAGCCGGCGTTGCGATCATCATGACGATGGCCGAACACTTGCTTAGCACGCCGGGGCTCAAACACGGCAAAGTGCGTCTGGCTTTTACACCGGACGAGGAAATCGGGCGGGGTGTGGACGACGCTTTGCCGGAAGACTTCGGCGTTGACTTCGCTTATACACTTGATGGCGCCAAGCGTGGCACCATGGAGTATGAGACCTTCTCAGCCGACGGTGCAGTTGTCACGATTTCAGGCGTTTCGGCCCATCCGGGTTACGCCAAAGACAAGATGGTCAACGCGCTGCATGTGGCCGCGGCGATCACATCTGCACTCGACGAGGATGGCACGACGCCTGAAACAACGGATGGCACACAGGGGTTCACCCACATCTACGCACAGGATGGCGGAAGCTCTGAAACCACGCTGCGCTTCATTATCCGTGATTTCGAGCTGGAAGGACTCGCAGAAAGAGGCGCGCGCCTGCAGGCTGTCTGTGCCAAGGCAGAAGCCGACTTTCCCGGCGCCAAGGTGTCTTGCGAGATTACCAAGCAGTACCGGAATATGCGCTACTGGCTCGAAGATGACATGACACCCGTAGATCTCGCTCGAGACGCAATGCGAGAACTCGGCATGGATCCGAAATCTGTCCCGATCCGCGGCGGTACTGACGGATCGCGTCTCACCGAGCTCGGCGTACCCTGCCCCAACCTGTTCACCGGCATGATGGAAATTCACGGTCCGCTCGAATGGATTTCCGTACAGGACATGGCGCTTGCGACGAAAACAATCCTGACCATCATTGATCGCGCTGCGCGCTGA
- the ssb gene encoding single-stranded DNA-binding protein — MAGSVNKVILIGNLGRDPEVRTFQNGGKVCNLRIATSEQWKDRNTGERRERTEWHSVAIFQEGLVRIAEQYLRKGSKVYVEGKLQTRKWQDQSGQDRYSTEVVLQGFDGVLTMLDGRSGGDGGGYGGGQGGGFGGGYDQGGGYDQGGSFGGGGGQQGGGGAPSRDLDDEIPF, encoded by the coding sequence ATGGCCGGATCGGTGAACAAGGTTATTCTCATTGGCAACCTGGGGCGCGACCCCGAGGTGCGCACCTTCCAGAACGGCGGCAAGGTCTGCAACCTGCGTATCGCGACTTCCGAACAGTGGAAAGACCGCAACACCGGTGAACGCCGCGAGCGCACTGAATGGCACTCTGTCGCAATTTTTCAGGAAGGCCTCGTACGCATTGCCGAGCAATACCTGCGCAAAGGCTCAAAAGTTTATGTGGAAGGCAAATTGCAAACGCGTAAATGGCAGGACCAATCCGGTCAGGACCGTTACTCCACAGAAGTTGTCTTGCAGGGATTTGATGGTGTTCTGACCATGCTCGACGGGCGCTCCGGTGGCGATGGCGGCGGTTATGGCGGCGGCCAAGGCGGTGGCTTTGGCGGCGGATACGATCAGGGTGGCGGATACGATCAGGGCGGCAGCTTCGGCGGCGGTGGCGGCCAGCAAGGCGGCGGCGGTGCCCCATCCCGAGATCTGGACGACGAAATTCCGTTCTGA
- a CDS encoding lytic transglycosylase domain-containing protein, with amino-acid sequence MVLRKVIGATMIAVLASAPVMAQTVSSKSKARVFKNQTKVLDGRASEQYRGSVRLKPQPIYTPSKWGDGSYRGTYSGPYLAMAREAALLHGIPVDLFLKLVKQESNWNAAAKSHKGALGLAQLMPATARALRVDPLDPQQNLEGGARYLKAQYLRFGSWRLALAAYNAGPEAVQKYGGIPPYKETQNYVRVILGG; translated from the coding sequence ATGGTATTGCGCAAGGTTATCGGTGCGACAATGATCGCGGTTTTGGCAAGTGCCCCCGTGATGGCGCAGACTGTGTCGTCCAAGTCCAAAGCCCGTGTTTTCAAGAATCAGACCAAGGTTCTGGATGGGCGGGCCTCCGAACAGTATCGCGGATCTGTGCGTTTGAAGCCGCAACCGATTTACACTCCGTCCAAATGGGGGGATGGCAGCTATCGCGGAACGTATTCCGGACCTTATCTTGCCATGGCGCGCGAGGCGGCTTTGTTGCACGGCATCCCGGTTGACCTCTTTCTCAAACTGGTAAAGCAAGAGAGCAATTGGAATGCAGCTGCGAAATCCCACAAAGGGGCACTTGGCCTCGCGCAATTGATGCCCGCGACCGCGCGAGCCTTGCGGGTAGACCCGCTTGATCCGCAGCAAAATTTGGAAGGCGGTGCTCGGTATCTCAAGGCTCAGTATCTGCGTTTCGGCTCATGGCGGTTGGCTTTGGCGGCCTACAACGCGGGACCGGAAGCGGTACAGAAATATGGGGGTATTCCTCCATATAAGGAAACGCAGAACTACGTGCGGGTTATTCTGGGAGGCTAA